From the Bacteroidales bacterium genome, one window contains:
- a CDS encoding helix-turn-helix transcriptional regulator produces MSIGENIKILREEKGLTQQQIAELIGMHRSNYSKIESGQRELSVNSLNKIAKHFGITLDVLVNMEGRVPKEVTIEDKAATEQMRLIQELEPEEKKMIFKMIDTFLTKKKFKDFFKKNVASL; encoded by the coding sequence ATGAGTATTGGTGAAAATATTAAGATTTTAAGGGAGGAAAAAGGATTAACCCAGCAACAGATTGCCGAGTTAATAGGTATGCATCGCTCTAATTATTCGAAGATAGAAAGCGGACAAAGGGAACTTTCCGTTAATTCGTTGAACAAAATAGCAAAGCATTTCGGCATTACGCTTGATGTTCTTGTAAATATGGAAGGGCGTGTTCCTAAAGAGGTAACCATTGAGGATAAAGCTGCCACAGAGCAAATGAGGTTAATACAAGAACTGGAACCGGAAGAAAAAAAGATGATTTTTAAAATGATTGATACTTTTCTTACAAAAAAGAAATTCAAAGATTTTTTTAAAAAGAATGTTGCTTCTTTATAA